From the Quercus lobata isolate SW786 chromosome 6, ValleyOak3.0 Primary Assembly, whole genome shotgun sequence genome, one window contains:
- the LOC115994622 gene encoding ATP-citrate synthase beta chain protein 2: MATGQLFSRTTQALFYNYKQLPIQRMLDFDFLCGRETPSVAGIINPGGDGFQKLFFGQEEIAIPVHSAIDAACAAHPTADVFINFASFRSAAASSMAALKQPTIRVVAIIAEGVPESDTKQLIAYARANNKVVIGPATVGGIQAGAFKIGDTAGTIDNIIQCKLYRPGSVGFVSKSGGMSNELYNTIARVTDGIYEGIAIGGDVFPGSTLSDHVLRFNNIPQIKMIVVLGELGGQDEYSLVEALKQGKVTKPVVAWVSGTCARLFKSEVQFGHAGAKSGGDMESAQGKNQALREAGAVVPTSYEALEAAIKETFEKLVEGGNITAVKEVIPPQIPEDLNTAIKSGKVRAPTHIISTISDDRGEEPCYAGVPMSSIVEQGYGVGDVISLLWFKRSLPRYCTKFIEICIMLCADHGPCVSGAHNTIVTARAGKDLVSSLVSGLLTIGPRFGGAIDDAARYFKDAYDRNLTPYEFVESMKKKGIRVPGIGHRIKRGDNRDKRVELLQLFARTNFPSVKYMEYAVQVETYTLSKANNLVLNVDGAIGSLFLDLLAGSGMFTKQEIDEIVEIGYLNGLFVLARSIGLIGHTFDQKRLKQPLYRHPWEDVLYTK; the protein is encoded by the exons ATGGCCACTGGACAGCTATTTTCCCGCACCACACAAGCtttattttacaattacaaGCAACTTCCGATTCAGCGGATGCTTGATTTTGACTTCCTTTGCG GGAGGGAAACACCATCAGTTGCTGGAATCATTAACCCTGGTGGCGATGGATTtcagaaacttttttttggtcaaGAGGAAATTGCTATCCCTGTGCACTCAGC CATTGACGCAGCTTGTGCTGCACATCCCACTGCTGATGTCTTTATCAACTTCGCATCATTTAGAAG TGCCGCTGCTTCATCTATGGCTGCTCTGAAGCAACCAACCATTCGAGTTGTGGCTATCATTGCTGAAGGTGTTCCTGAGTCAGACACTAAGCAATTGATTGCATATGCACGGGCAAACAATAAG GTTGTTATTGGCCCAGCAACTGTTGGAGGAATTCAAGCCGGAGCTTTTAAGATAGGTGACACTGCTGGAACTATTGATAACATAATTCAATGCAAGCTGTACAGGCCTGGATCCGTTGGTTTTGTCTCCAAATCT GGTGGGATGTCTAATGAATTATACAATACTATTGCCCGTGTTACTGATGGAATTTATGAAG GTATTGCAATTGGAGGAGATGTGTTCCCAGGCTCCACTCTATCTGATCATGTTTTGCGGTTTAACAACATCCCACAG ATTAAAATGATAGTTGTACTTGGGGAGCTTGGTGGGCAAGATGAATATTCCTTAGTTGAAGCCCTGAAGCAGGGAAAAGTAACTAAACCAGTGGTTGCTTGGGTTAGTGGAACTTGTGCACGACTCTTCAAATCTGAAGTACAATTTGGTCATGCT GGTGCTAAAAGTGGTGGTGACATGGAGTCTGCACAAGGCAAAAATCAAGCACTAAGAGAAGCTGGAGCTGTTGTTCCCACGTCATATGAAGCTTTAGAAGCTGCGATTAAGGAAACTTTTGAGAAACTG GTTGAAGGGGGGAATATTACAGCAGTAAAGGAAGTTATACCTCCACAAATCCCTGAGGATCTTAACACAGCCATTAAGAGTGGGAAAGTTCGTGCTCCAACTCATATTATTTCCACAATCTCTGATGACAGGG GTGAGGAGCCATGCTATGCTGGTGTACCTATGTCTTCCATTGTTGAACAAGGTTATGGTGTTGGTGATGTTATCTCTCTTTTGTGGTTCAAACGCAGCCTTCCCCGTTACTGCACAAAATTTATTGAG ATATGTATCATGTTATGTGCCGACCATGGTCCTTGTGTCTCTGGTGCTCACAACACTATAGTAACAGCAAGAGCTGGAAAGGACCTTGTTTCGAGCCTAGTCTCAG GTTTGCTTACAATTGGTCCCCGATTTGGTGGTGCCATCGATGATGCTGCTCGATACTTCAAGGATGCTTATGACAGG AATTTGACACCTTATGAGTTCGTTGAAAGCATGAAAAAGAAGGGCATTCGTGTACCAGGAATTGGGCACAG GATTAAGAGAGGTGACAACAGAGATAAGAGAGTAGAGCTACTACAACTGTTTGCACGCACAAATTTTCCTTCTGTGAAGTACATGGAATATGCTGTGCAAGTTGAAACCTACACTCTCTCCAAGGCAAACAACCTGGTGCTCAATGTAGATGGTGCAATTGGGTCCCTTTTCTTGGATCTCCTTGCAGGCAGTGGAATGTTCACCAAGCAAGAGATTGATGAGATTGTCGAGATTGGCTATCTGAATGGACTCTTCGTGCTGGCACGCTCCATTGGTCTGATTGG GCACACCTTTGACCAGAAGAGATTGAAGCAGCCGCTATACCGCCACCCATGGGAGGATGTTCTCTACACCAAGTGA